The genomic DNA CAGTTGGAGGTCACGGTCCTCTACGACGAGCCCCGCCTCCTGCTCGTGCCGCTCGACCACCGGCTGGCCGGCAAGGAGTCCGTCACCCTGGACGACATCTCCGACGAGCCCGTTCCGCAGGTTCCCGGCGCGGACCCGGCGTGGAGCGCGTTCTGGCGTATCGATCCCCGGCCCGACGGCCGCCCGGCACCCGGCGGTCCGGTCATCCGGGCTCTGGAGGACAAGTTCGAGTTCGTCGCCGACGGGCGGGCCGTGGCCATCATCGCCGGGCTCCGCCCGGGCCAGACGGTCCGCCCGGACATCACGGCGATCCCTCTCCACGGCGTCGAGCCGAGCCACGTCGCCCTCGCGACCCGGGCAGGTGAGCACAACCGGCTGCTGACCGCGTTCCGGAAGGCGGCCCACGCACTTCTCCGGGCTCCGGCGGAGCAGAAGGAGGAACTCCCCTACGGCTCTTAGGAGTTGACGTCCCGCCGTACCGACCGGGTCGCCCCGGACGACGGAGGCCCCACCGGTCGTGTACCCGGTGGGGCCTTCCGTTCCGGAGCGGGTGCTCGGGTCAGCGTCCCGCCCTGGGGCGGTAGCGCCGGTACAGGGCGGTGCCGCCCAGGAGGAGGGCCGCGCCCATGGCGGCGGCCGGGACTGTGCTGTCGGCGCCTGTGTGGGCGAGCGACGCGCCGGCGGCGGGCGGGGCGGGGTGCCCCTCCACCTCCGTGGGCGGTGCCGGGTGCGGCTTCGACGGCGTGGGCGGCGCCGGGGTCGGCGGTGCGGGGTGGTGGGGGTGGTCGCCGGAGGTGTTCACGGACTGGTTGCCCACGGTCGGGTTGCCGATGCCGACCACGTTCACGGAATTGCCGCTGAGGTTCACGGGGAGATGGATCGGGAGTTGTACTCCGTTGCCGGAGAGCACACCGGGCGAATCCTTTTCGCCGCCCT from Streptomyces sp. NBC_01478 includes the following:
- a CDS encoding chaplin, coding for MIAVAAVSGAMAAALPAFADSGADGSAAGSPGVVSGNTLQLPVHVPVNVCGNTVNVVGLLNPAAGNRCADESGGAKAGGANRSGGKNHGGPRGGAVAQGGEKDSPGVLSGNGVQLPIHLPVNLSGNSVNVVGIGNPTVGNQSVNTSGDHPHHPAPPTPAPPTPSKPHPAPPTEVEGHPAPPAAGASLAHTGADSTVPAAAMGAALLLGGTALYRRYRPRAGR